AAATACTGAAATTATAAATCCTGGCCATGATGATGAGACAACGAATGCTCTGAAAAATATGAATAAATATAATGGTATTGTGTTTACTGGTGGTGCAATGAGAATAAATGATATGACAGATGTTATTAAGAAACATATCAATTTTGCCTCTAATTGCTTTAATCATAAAAATAAGATTTTAGCAATTTGTTGGGGATTACAAGTTTGCTCAACAGCAGCCGGTGGTAAAGTAAACCCTGGAAAAAATGGTGCTCACATTGGAATTGCATCAGATGTAATTATTAATAATGAAGGGGAGCAGCATTTTATATATAAAGATAAAAAACAAATTTTTACATCACCAGCATTTAATTTTGATGAAGTAAGTGAATTACCAAAAAATGCTATTCTTTTATCAAGTGACATAGTTAACAATGTAATGGGTGTTAGCTTTAATGCAGGAAACTCTGAAATTATTGGCTTACAGTATCACCCTGATTATGAGTACTCTCAAATGCTTAAACTTATTGATGGCCGTAAAGAGCGATTGTTTAAAAGTAAAAATTTTTTAAATGAAGAAGAATATGAAAGCCATATTTCATACATAAAATCTCAAAATGAACTATTAGATTTTAATAATAGAACATGTGAAGTTAGAAACTGGATTAATTATATACGTAACTAATTTTAAAACAGACCTTCAATTTCACCATCTTTATTTAGTTTGATCGAGTCAGCAGCTGGAACCCTTGGTAGTCCAGGCATAGTCATAACAGCACCACATATAACAACAATAAACTCTGCTCCTGATGAGAGTTTAATTTCTCTGATTGGCAAAGAATGTCCTGTTGGTGCACCTTTTAAACTTGGGTCTGTTGAAAAGCTGTATTGAGTTTTTGCAATACAAATTGGGAAATCTCCGTAACCAGCATCTTCAAAGCTTTTTAATTGATCTCTAATTTTAGTATCAGCAATAACCTCATCTGCTCTATAAATTTCTTTTGCAATTGTTTCTATTTTTTTAAATAGAGGAGTTTTGCTTTCATATAAGAATTTAAATTTATCTTCATTTTTTTCACATAATTCAGCAACATGGCTTGCAAGTTCTTTTGTACCTTCGCCACCATTTGCCCAATGAGTACAGAGACTTGCTTTAACACCAATAGTGTCACAAAATTCTATCAAAGCTTTTACTTCATTATCTGTATCTTTAATAAAATGATTAACAGCTACTGCAACCGGTAAACCAAATTTTTTAACATTTTCCACGTGTCTTTGAAGATTAACTAAACCTTTTTTTAAGGCTTCCACATTTTCTGTTTTAAGGTCATCTTTTGCTACACCACCATGCATTTTTAAAGCTCTAATAGTTGCAACAATTACAACACAGCTAGGTTTTAAATCTGACTTTCTGCATTTAATATCAAGAAATTTTTCTGCACCAAGGTCTGCACCAAATCCTGCTTCTGTAACAACATAGTCAGCAAGTTTTAGCCCAGTCTTTGTAGCGATTACAGAATTACAACCATGTGCAATATTTGCAAAAGGACCACCATGAATAATTGCAGGATTATTTTCTAAAGTTTGAGTAACATTAGGTCTAATTGCATCCTTTAATAATACAGTCATCGGACCTTGTGCTTTTAAGTCCTTAGCATAAACAGGTTTTTTATCTCTAGTGTATGCAATTGTAATATTTCCAATTCTTTTTTCTAAATCTTCTAAATCATTTGATAAGCAAAAGATTGCCATGATTTCAGATGCAACAGTTATATCAAAACCATCTTCTCTTGGAAAACCATTTGCAACTCCACCTAAGTTTATATTTATAGACCTTAAAGAACGATCGTTCATATCCATTACTCTTTTCCATACAATTCTTCTTACATCGATATCTAGTTTATTTCCCCAATAGATATGATTATCAATTAATGCTGATAATAAATTATGAGCTGATGTTATGGCGTGAAAATCTCCAGTAAAATGTAAATTAATTTGCTCCATTGGAACTACTTGAGCATAACCACCACCTGCTGCTCCACCTTTCATTCCAAAAGAAGGACCAAGGCTTGGTTCTCTTAAACAAACAATAGATTTTTTTCCAATTTTATTTAGACCATCATTTAAACCAACTGAAGTTGTGGTTTTCCCTTCACCAGCTGGAGTGGGAGTGATCGCTGTAACTAATATAAGTTTTCCATCAGGTTTATCTTTTAAAGTATCCAAATATTCTAGGTTAATTTTTGCAATATGTCTGCCCATTGGACTGAACGCAGTACTTTCATCTGGTACATTTATTTTTGCCAAGATATCATTTATAGGTTGCATTTTAGCTTCTCTAGCTATCTGAATGTCTGATTTAACTTCACTCATTTAAAACTCCTATAAATTAAAATTTCTTTGAGGAATTAGTATCTTCTTTTATGAATTTTTGAAACTTATAAAAATTATATATAAAAATAATAATAACTATTTATATTCTTTTAGATAAAATTAATTAATGCAAAAATATTCTATATTTAACCTTATAAAAAATGCTTTCTCCGGTCATCAAAAGTGGGATTTAGCCTGGAAAGATGCTTCTCCAAAAAAGGAATATGATGTTGTTATTATTGGTGGTGGAGGCCATGGCCTAGCTACTGCATATTATCTCGCAAAAGAACATAATATTACGAATGTAGCTATCATTGAAAAAGGATGGCTTGGTGGTGGAAATATGGGAAGAAATACTACAATCATAAGATCAAATTATATGCATGACGACAATGCTTTGTTCAGTGAGTTTGGAATGGATCTATGGAGAAAGATGAGCCAGGATTTAAATTACAATGTAATGTTTTCTCCAAGAGGAATAATTAATCTTGCACACTCAGATGCCCAAATGAATGTTTTTGCAAGAAGAGGAAATTCAATGCGCCTAAATGGTATTGATGCAGTTCTTTTAAATAGAGAAGAGGTTAAAGAAATTATTCCAATGGCAGACTTTTCAGACAATGTAAGATTTCCTATATTTGGTGGATTAATGCAACCAAGTGCTGGAACAGCAAGGCATGATGCTGTTGCATGGGGTTATGCTCGTCAAGCAGATTCAATGGGTGTAGATATAATTCAAAATTGTGAGGTAACAGGTTTTGATGTTGTAGGTGGAAAAATTCAAGGAGTGAGAACTTCTAGGGGAGACATAAAAGTTAAAAAAATTGGTTTGTGTGTTGCAGGTAGTACAAATATTTTAGCTG
The nucleotide sequence above comes from Candidatus Pelagibacter giovannonii. Encoded proteins:
- a CDS encoding glutamine amidotransferase-related protein, whose translation is MSNLNILIVEGNIREDSEFFIKAAGSSAADNLKNLILKIEPLTNTEIINPGHDDETTNALKNMNKYNGIVFTGGAMRINDMTDVIKKHINFASNCFNHKNKILAICWGLQVCSTAAGGKVNPGKNGAHIGIASDVIINNEGEQHFIYKDKKQIFTSPAFNFDEVSELPKNAILLSSDIVNNVMGVSFNAGNSEIIGLQYHPDYEYSQMLKLIDGRKERLFKSKNFLNEEEYESHISYIKSQNELLDFNNRTCEVRNWINYIRN
- a CDS encoding sarcosine oxidase subunit beta family protein, giving the protein MQKYSIFNLIKNAFSGHQKWDLAWKDASPKKEYDVVIIGGGGHGLATAYYLAKEHNITNVAIIEKGWLGGGNMGRNTTIIRSNYMHDDNALFSEFGMDLWRKMSQDLNYNVMFSPRGIINLAHSDAQMNVFARRGNSMRLNGIDAVLLNREEVKEIIPMADFSDNVRFPIFGGLMQPSAGTARHDAVAWGYARQADSMGVDIIQNCEVTGFDVVGGKIQGVRTSRGDIKVKKIGLCVAGSTNILAEKLNMTIPVETHLLQACVTEPVKPVLDSVVTFGAGHFYISQSDKGEMVMGGDLDGYNSYAQRGNLPTLQHVLTEGIAMMPFLSKLKMLRTWGGIMDMSMDGSPIIDKTHIEGLYLNCGWCYGGFKATPASGWTFAHTIAQDRVHKLNEGYSLNRFNTGHLLDEKGLGTKTWIS
- a CDS encoding formate--tetrahydrofolate ligase, coding for MSEVKSDIQIAREAKMQPINDILAKINVPDESTAFSPMGRHIAKINLEYLDTLKDKPDGKLILVTAITPTPAGEGKTTTSVGLNDGLNKIGKKSIVCLREPSLGPSFGMKGGAAGGGYAQVVPMEQINLHFTGDFHAITSAHNLLSALIDNHIYWGNKLDIDVRRIVWKRVMDMNDRSLRSININLGGVANGFPREDGFDITVASEIMAIFCLSNDLEDLEKRIGNITIAYTRDKKPVYAKDLKAQGPMTVLLKDAIRPNVTQTLENNPAIIHGGPFANIAHGCNSVIATKTGLKLADYVVTEAGFGADLGAEKFLDIKCRKSDLKPSCVVIVATIRALKMHGGVAKDDLKTENVEALKKGLVNLQRHVENVKKFGLPVAVAVNHFIKDTDNEVKALIEFCDTIGVKASLCTHWANGGEGTKELASHVAELCEKNEDKFKFLYESKTPLFKKIETIAKEIYRADEVIADTKIRDQLKSFEDAGYGDFPICIAKTQYSFSTDPSLKGAPTGHSLPIREIKLSSGAEFIVVICGAVMTMPGLPRVPAADSIKLNKDGEIEGLF